Proteins from one Candidatus Melainabacteria bacterium RIFOXYA2_FULL_32_9 genomic window:
- a CDS encoding cobalamin biosynthesis protein CobD → MIWGDSWILIVIIAVIIDLIIGELPGKHPVQYLGDFIKWFEKVAYKDSVIRGFILAVLLIALVATITAFVQTLVLVLPLIPAVIILGIFASTGLASKTLKKYVKKVLFAANDEERRENLAIIVTRNTKLLDDKKVYSSLIESHAENLSDGVVAPLIYLIMFGFPGLMVYKTISTLDSMIGYKNTRYENFGKVSAMVDDVMNYIPSRVTAFIIWILSNERISWKKLTVEAKLYSSSPNAGYPVVAAAYNLGVKLGGPVYYGNDLVNKAEVGQEKTDNYEQAAKNFLDVHMRLDLIVLLVLVSFLALKVFII, encoded by the coding sequence ATGATCTGGGGCGATAGCTGGATTTTAATAGTTATAATAGCGGTAATAATTGACCTTATTATTGGAGAATTGCCTGGAAAGCATCCTGTGCAGTATCTAGGTGATTTTATTAAATGGTTTGAAAAGGTAGCTTATAAAGATTCAGTAATTAGAGGATTCATTTTAGCTGTACTACTTATTGCTTTAGTTGCTACAATTACAGCTTTTGTGCAAACTCTTGTTTTAGTTCTGCCTTTGATACCAGCTGTTATAATATTAGGAATATTTGCATCTACAGGATTAGCAAGTAAAACATTAAAAAAATATGTAAAAAAAGTATTATTTGCGGCTAATGATGAAGAAAGAAGAGAAAATTTAGCTATTATTGTAACTAGAAATACAAAATTATTGGATGATAAAAAGGTTTATAGTTCATTAATTGAGTCTCATGCTGAAAACTTATCAGATGGAGTTGTGGCTCCATTAATTTATTTAATTATGTTTGGATTTCCAGGACTTATGGTCTATAAAACCATCTCTACTCTTGATTCAATGATTGGGTACAAAAATACAAGATATGAGAATTTCGGCAAAGTTTCAGCTATGGTTGATGATGTAATGAATTATATTCCATCAAGAGTAACTGCATTTATAATATGGATATTAAGTAATGAAAGAATATCCTGGAAGAAATTAACTGTAGAGGCAAAATTGTATAGTTCAAGCCCCAATGCAGGATATCCTGTTGTTGCAGCAGCGTACAATCTTGGTGTTAAATTGGGTGGGCCTGTGTATTATGGTAATGATTTAGTCAATAAAGCTGAAGTTGGACAGGAAAAAACTGATAATTACGAACAAGCTGCTAAGAACTTTTTAGATGTTCATATGAGACTAGATTTAATAGTATTGCTAGTTCTAGTTTCATTCTTAGCACTTAAAGTATTTATAATTTAG